Proteins from a genomic interval of Benincasa hispida cultivar B227 chromosome 7, ASM972705v1, whole genome shotgun sequence:
- the LOC120081402 gene encoding NADH dehydrogenase [ubiquinone] 1 alpha subcomplex subunit 6 yields MAFTVRGLKVPPNSASLEEARNRVFDFFRSACRSLPAIMDIYNLDDVTTVSQLRSTIASEIRKNSHVTDPKVIDMLLFKGMEELGNITEHAKQRHHIIGQYVVGREGLVQDLGAKDQGISNFLKNFYKSNYF; encoded by the exons atgGCATTCACAGTTCGAGGTCTGAAGGTTCCGCCGAACTCCGCGAGCCTTGAAGAAGCCCGGAATCGGGTCTTCGACTTCTTCAGATCAGCATGTAGATCATTGCCAGCAATCATGGACATTTACAACTTAGATGATGTCACTACTGTTTCTCAGCTCCGTTCTACGATCGCCTCCGAGATCCGCAAGAATTCCCACGTCACCGATCCTAAG GTGATTGATATGCTTCTTTTCAAGGGAATGGAAGAGCTTGGTAACATTACTGAACATGCAAAGCAACGGCATCACATCATTGGTCAATATGTGGTTGGTCGCGAAGGACTTGTGCAAGATTTGGGCGCCAAGGATCAGGGCATATCCAATTTTCTCAAGAACTTCTACAAGAGTAACTACTTTTGA
- the LOC120081584 gene encoding transcription factor TGA2.2-like yields MTDVSPRTDISTDVDTDNKNQRLDMLQRIDVASDSNDRTKDKSDQKTLRRLAQNREAARKSRLRKKAYVQQLESSRLKLTQLEQELQRARQQGIFISSSGDQAHSMAGNGAMAFDVEYARWLEEQNKQINELRAAVNSHASDTELRMIVDGILAHYDEVFRLKGIAAKADVFHLLSGMWKTPAERCFLWLGGFRSSELLKLLVNQLEPLTEQQLVGISNLQQSSQQTEDALSQGMEALQQSLAETLSSGSLGSSNTSGNVANYMGQMATAMGKLGTLEGFIRQADNLRQQTLQQMHRILTTRQSARALLAIHDYFSRLRALSSLWLARPKE; encoded by the exons ATGACTGATGTCAGTCCAAGGACTGATATTTCTACTGATGTTGACACCGATAACAAAAACCAGAGG CTCGATATGCTTCAACGGATTGATGTGGCTTCTGATTCCAATGATAGAACAAAAGATAAGTCTGATCAGAAG ACTCTACGTAGGCTTGCACAGAATCGTGAAGCTGCCAGAAAAAGCCGACTGCGAAAGAAA GCATATGTCCAACAGCTGGAGAGTAGTCGTTTAAAGTTGACCCAACTAGAGCAGGAGCTTCAGCGAGCACGGCAGCAG GGAATCTTCATATCAAGCTCAGGAGATCAGGCCCATTCGATGGCTGGAAATG GGGCCATGGCATTTGATGTGGAATATGCCCGTTGGTTGGAAGAACAAAACAAGCAGATCAATGAACTGAGAGCAGCAGTAAACTCTCATGCAAGTGATACTGAACTTCGAATGATTGTCGATGGCATCTTGGCTCACTATGATGAGGTTTTTCGGCTAAAGGGCATCGCTGCAAAGGCTGATGTTTTCCATTTATTGTCTGGCATGTGGAAAACACCTGCTGAAAGATGTTTTTTGTGGCTTGGTGGTTTCCGTTCATCAGAACTCCTAAAG CTTCTTGTCAATCAATTAGAGCCCCTCACAGAACAGCAGTTGGTGGGCATATCCAACTTGCAGCAGTCCTCCCAACAGACTGAAGATGCATTGTCACAAGGCATGGAAGCATTGCAACAATCGTTGGCTGAGACGTTATCCAGTGGATCTCTTGGCTCCTCGAATACATCTGGCAATGTGGCAAATTATATGGGTCAAATGGCCACAGCCATGGGTAAACTTGGTACCCTCGAGGGGTTTATTCGTCAG GCTGACAATCTACGGCAACAAACACTGCAACAAATGCATCGGATTTTGACAACTCGTCAGTCAGCTCGTGCACTTCTTGCAATTCATGATTACTTCTCTAGGCTACGAGCCCTTAGTTCCCTCTGGCTTGCTCGCCCGAAAGAGTGA